One region of Niallia sp. Man26 genomic DNA includes:
- a CDS encoding glycosyltransferase family A protein produces MNNPLISVIVPIYNVEAYVARCINSIKNQSYQNIQILAINDGSTDNSLSILENIGNDDSRIEIINKENGGQASARNLGISIAKGKYFMFVDSDDFLEENAIQECINVLTNKQCDLVIFDYYNFNRKGKKKYIKAGTGLHNSKTAPWNKVYSRELWKFFSFPEGYWYEDLGIVPVVVANANNIVKINKALYSYETSRNTSQTNMINPLKLNDLIYMIENTYKELEKNGKLTNNKTEVESLFIDHLLHGLLFKLMYVDELEIRLTILNNIKVTLNKYFPEWKKSHKYNNKSIKNIIKKIVINNYLRGDFLLGDILWKFPKKVKEKIMG; encoded by the coding sequence ATGAATAATCCATTAATAAGTGTAATAGTACCAATATATAATGTTGAAGCGTACGTTGCAAGATGCATAAATTCCATAAAAAATCAATCTTATCAAAATATTCAAATCCTAGCAATTAATGACGGCTCAACTGATAATTCTTTAAGTATTTTAGAAAATATTGGAAATGATGATAGTAGAATAGAAATAATTAATAAAGAAAATGGTGGTCAAGCAAGTGCAAGAAATTTAGGGATTAGTATTGCAAAAGGAAAATATTTTATGTTTGTGGATAGTGATGATTTTTTAGAGGAAAATGCTATTCAAGAATGTATAAATGTACTAACAAACAAACAGTGCGACTTGGTTATCTTTGACTATTATAACTTTAATAGGAAAGGTAAGAAAAAATATATTAAAGCTGGGACAGGTTTGCATAACTCAAAAACTGCTCCTTGGAATAAAGTGTATAGTAGAGAGTTATGGAAATTTTTTAGTTTTCCGGAGGGATACTGGTATGAAGATTTAGGGATTGTGCCAGTAGTAGTTGCTAATGCTAATAATATAGTGAAAATTAATAAGGCTCTTTATTCTTATGAAACTTCAAGAAATACTTCTCAAACAAATATGATAAACCCTTTGAAGTTGAATGATTTAATATATATGATCGAGAATACCTATAAAGAATTAGAGAAAAATGGGAAGCTCACTAATAATAAAACTGAAGTTGAAAGTTTATTTATAGACCATCTCTTGCATGGATTATTATTTAAATTAATGTACGTAGATGAATTAGAGATAAGGCTTACAATATTAAACAATATTAAAGTAACATTAAATAAGTATTTTCCAGAATGGAAAAAATCCCATAAATATAACAACAAAAGTATAAAAAATATAATTAAAAAAATAGTTATTAATAATTATTTAAGAGGTGATTTCCTTTTAGGAGATATCTTATGGAAGTTTCCTAAAAAGGTTAAAGAAAAGATAATGGGATGA
- a CDS encoding oligosaccharide flippase family protein, producing MRAKRSLINLSLGLISQLLIIALGILIPRLLLVNFGSEVNGLLSSIGQIIVYMTLLEAGVGAASLQALYKHVAGGDRANINSILSATSSYYKKTGIYYFICIILIAILYPLFIDASIDNITIMFVILVTGMGGAINFYFQGTYKVFLIAEGKSYIDTSITTIINILINAIKIVFILKGYNIIAIQTTHFILMILQIVIYQIYINRNYKWLNLKVKPDFDAISQKKSVLIHQVSYLIFNNSDVLILTIFTNLKVVSVYVLYNMLFTVLDNIINMVNSSVTFALGQTFHESRDKFLKLYNAYEVCFMSFVFSLFTVAYIMILPFMDLYTNGITDINYIDVTIPILFVALKLLVNARATSNNVINIAGHFKKTQNRAIFECVINLVCSIILVQFFGIYGVLIGTIIALLYRAIDIVYYANKKILERTVWITIRRWITNIVVFLLIVTIAKWINIYPSSYISIFIIATLLLAITVIIFASVNSLIDRDVFLYTKEIIIKVMNQFKRKQSSVK from the coding sequence ATGAGAGCTAAAAGAAGTTTGATCAATTTATCCCTTGGGCTAATTAGTCAACTACTAATAATAGCATTAGGTATATTGATTCCTCGTTTACTTTTGGTTAATTTTGGATCAGAAGTGAATGGTTTATTATCTTCCATAGGACAGATTATTGTATATATGACCCTTTTAGAAGCAGGGGTTGGAGCGGCGTCTTTACAGGCATTATATAAACATGTAGCTGGTGGTGATAGAGCAAATATAAATTCTATCTTATCTGCTACTTCAAGTTATTATAAAAAAACAGGTATTTACTATTTTATTTGTATTATTCTTATAGCCATTTTATACCCACTTTTTATTGATGCATCCATTGATAATATTACAATTATGTTTGTAATTCTCGTTACGGGTATGGGAGGAGCTATTAATTTTTATTTTCAAGGTACTTACAAGGTATTCTTAATAGCAGAAGGAAAAAGTTATATTGATACATCTATTACAACTATTATAAATATTTTAATCAATGCAATTAAGATAGTATTTATATTAAAAGGATATAATATTATAGCAATTCAAACAACTCATTTTATTTTAATGATTTTACAAATTGTTATTTATCAAATCTATATTAATAGAAATTATAAATGGTTAAATTTAAAGGTTAAGCCTGATTTTGATGCTATTTCACAAAAAAAATCAGTTTTAATCCATCAAGTATCATATTTGATATTTAATAATTCAGATGTTCTTATATTGACCATATTTACAAATTTAAAAGTTGTCAGTGTTTATGTTTTATATAACATGCTTTTTACTGTACTTGATAATATCATCAATATGGTTAATAGTAGTGTGACATTTGCCCTGGGACAAACTTTCCATGAAAGCAGAGATAAATTTTTAAAACTTTATAATGCTTACGAAGTTTGTTTTATGTCCTTTGTATTTTCTTTATTTACTGTTGCGTATATCATGATTTTACCTTTTATGGATTTGTATACAAATGGAATTACTGACATTAATTACATTGATGTTACAATACCAATATTATTTGTGGCTTTGAAATTATTAGTTAATGCTAGAGCAACCTCTAATAATGTTATAAATATTGCTGGGCATTTTAAAAAAACCCAAAACCGTGCAATTTTCGAGTGTGTAATTAATCTAGTTTGTTCAATTATATTAGTTCAGTTTTTTGGTATTTATGGAGTATTAATAGGTACAATTATAGCGCTTTTATATCGAGCAATTGATATTGTATATTATGCAAATAAGAAGATACTTGAGAGAACTGTTTGGATTACAATAAGAAGATGGATTACAAATATTGTGGTGTTTTTATTAATTGTGACAATTGCAAAGTGGATAAATATCTATCCATCTTCTTATATTTCAATCTTTATTATTGCTACTTTATTATTAGCCATAACTGTTATCATTTTTGCATCTGTTAATTCCCTTATTGACAGAGATGTATTTTTATATACTAAGGAAATTATTATTAAAGTTATGAATCAATTTAAAAGAAAACAATCTAGTGTAAAATAA
- a CDS encoding Wzz/FepE/Etk N-terminal domain-containing protein — translation MEEISLKDLFQTLRKRVALIFSITLLAIIISGVVSYFVLTPEYKSSTQILVNQAEDSESIYNTNQVQTNIQLINTYSVIIKSAAILNDVRNDLNLDMSIAVLNSKITVESAQNSQIMTVSVTDSNPALALDIANKTAEVFEEQIKELMKVDNVSILPLADEQENQSPVSPNPPLNIVIAALIGLVIGVVLAFILEYLDNTIKTEQDIEKLLDLPVLGSITNINDSKEARIRGNIVSKRGDIVANK, via the coding sequence ATGGAAGAAATTAGTTTAAAGGATTTATTTCAAACATTAAGAAAAAGAGTTGCATTAATATTTTCCATTACATTATTAGCCATCATTATAAGCGGAGTTGTAAGTTACTTCGTTCTAACACCTGAGTATAAATCTTCAACGCAAATTCTTGTTAATCAAGCAGAAGATAGTGAAAGTATTTATAATACTAACCAAGTGCAAACAAATATTCAATTAATAAATACTTACAGCGTTATAATTAAGAGCGCTGCAATATTAAATGATGTACGTAATGACCTTAATTTAGATATGAGTATAGCAGTCTTAAATAGTAAAATTACTGTTGAAAGTGCACAAAATTCGCAAATTATGACAGTGTCTGTTACAGATTCTAATCCAGCATTAGCGTTAGACATTGCTAATAAAACAGCAGAAGTATTTGAAGAACAAATTAAGGAACTAATGAAAGTCGATAATGTAAGTATACTGCCACTAGCAGACGAGCAAGAAAACCAATCACCAGTGAGTCCAAATCCACCTTTAAATATCGTGATTGCTGCATTAATAGGTTTAGTAATTGGAGTAGTTCTAGCATTCATATTAGAATACTTAGATAACACTATTAAAACAGAACAAGACATTGAAAAATTACTAGACTTGCCAGTATTGGGATCAATTACAAATATTAATGATAGTAAAGAAGCAAGAATAAGAGGTAACATTGTAAGTAAAAGAGGTGATATAGTTGCTAATAAATAA
- a CDS encoding WecB/TagA/CpsF family glycosyltransferase, whose amino-acid sequence MHKEKVNLFGVDFDNLDMKRALEEIDNIIKINKTRRKHSFVVTPNIDHLVNIDKSQSFKKIYEQASLKLVDGMPIVLLSKVLKKPLIEKISGADLTPELIEMANNKGYRVFIFGSNEGVADTVVNIYKQRFGNEFQIECYSPPFGFENNEYELNKSIEKINGFSPDILLVSLGSPKGEYFIYNNINLVNVPISLQVGASIDFIAGTVKRAPVWMQKSSLEWFYRFIQEPKRMFKRYFINDVAFIKIVLKELVGK is encoded by the coding sequence ATGCATAAAGAAAAGGTAAATTTATTTGGTGTTGATTTTGATAATCTAGATATGAAAAGGGCATTAGAAGAAATAGATAATATTATTAAAATAAATAAAACAAGAAGAAAACATAGTTTTGTTGTTACTCCTAATATAGATCACTTAGTGAATATCGATAAAAGTCAGAGTTTTAAGAAAATATACGAACAAGCAAGTTTAAAACTGGTAGATGGAATGCCTATTGTTTTGTTATCGAAAGTTTTGAAAAAACCACTAATAGAGAAAATTTCAGGGGCTGACCTAACACCTGAATTAATTGAAATGGCAAATAATAAAGGATATAGAGTATTTATATTTGGATCGAATGAAGGTGTTGCAGATACGGTTGTAAATATTTACAAACAAAGGTTTGGTAATGAATTTCAGATAGAATGTTATTCCCCTCCCTTTGGATTTGAGAATAATGAGTATGAACTAAATAAGAGTATAGAGAAGATTAACGGGTTCTCCCCTGATATACTACTTGTATCTTTGGGTTCTCCAAAAGGTGAGTACTTTATCTATAATAATATAAATCTAGTAAATGTGCCAATAAGTCTTCAAGTAGGAGCCTCAATAGATTTTATAGCTGGAACTGTGAAACGTGCCCCAGTTTGGATGCAAAAAAGTTCGTTAGAATGGTTTTATCGTTTTATTCAGGAACCCAAAAGAATGTTTAAACGATATTTCATTAACGATGTAGCTTTTATTAAAATAGTACTTAAAGAGTTAGTTGGTAAATAA
- a CDS encoding O-antigen ligase family protein codes for MLYILLGFFYSFLAVLNPFIQVFFLSKYGALLFLSIFSSLLILLKLSKMNEFEKRIFNSTLIMFLIFFIPSLYMFLYSSPIGFSIEKTARVLLFAPLFLLIVIKRFDYRNYFIFFSLVFSFIALIQMAQLTETGRVTSLFYHSNFYSIYIVILIIFLLEKIVFTKSKRIKIFYSAYILLNIIIVLLGTGSRTSFAIIIMLILYSIISWSKNKLKSLFYFLGMILSSVVLFIIFKDRLFETRIFNLSYGNVYSNQEDSFTWRIGRWESGIEGWLNTPFITKIFGTGWETSAYLDKSYYGYAMHNEYLRMLMEFGGVGFLVFLFVIISLFVIGIRNFRKQGNFSLTLIMITILISCFTENIFIASESFAALILSIAVCLGIILNNSDKDLKLSR; via the coding sequence ATGTTGTATATATTATTAGGTTTCTTTTATTCTTTTTTAGCGGTCTTAAATCCATTTATTCAAGTGTTTTTCCTTTCAAAATATGGAGCCCTACTTTTTCTCTCTATTTTTAGTAGTTTGTTGATATTATTGAAGCTATCAAAAATGAATGAGTTTGAAAAAAGAATTTTCAACTCAACATTAATAATGTTTTTAATATTTTTTATTCCCTCTTTATATATGTTTCTATATAGTTCTCCTATTGGATTTAGCATAGAAAAAACTGCTAGGGTTCTGCTATTTGCTCCTCTTTTTCTATTAATCGTTATAAAAAGATTTGATTATAGAAATTACTTTATATTTTTTTCTTTAGTTTTTTCATTTATTGCCTTAATACAAATGGCACAACTAACTGAAACAGGAAGGGTTACTAGTCTTTTTTATCATTCCAATTTTTATTCTATATACATAGTAATATTAATAATTTTTTTGCTTGAAAAAATTGTTTTCACTAAGAGTAAGAGAATAAAAATTTTTTATTCAGCTTATATTTTATTAAATATAATTATTGTTTTACTGGGCACCGGTTCAAGAACATCATTCGCAATAATAATTATGTTAATACTTTACTCAATTATAAGTTGGAGTAAGAACAAGTTGAAAAGTTTATTCTATTTTTTAGGAATGATTTTAAGTAGTGTGGTTTTATTTATTATTTTTAAAGATAGACTTTTTGAAACGAGAATATTTAATTTGTCATATGGAAATGTATATTCAAATCAAGAGGATTCATTTACTTGGAGGATTGGTAGATGGGAATCTGGAATTGAAGGGTGGTTAAATACTCCTTTTATTACAAAAATATTCGGTACAGGTTGGGAAACTAGTGCCTATCTTGATAAGTCATATTATGGATATGCAATGCATAATGAATATCTAAGAATGCTAATGGAGTTCGGTGGTGTAGGTTTTCTTGTGTTTTTATTCGTAATAATTAGTTTATTTGTAATAGGCATAAGAAATTTTAGGAAACAAGGGAATTTCTCTTTAACATTAATAATGATTACAATATTAATAAGTTGTTTCACAGAAAATATATTTATAGCTTCTGAGTCATTTGCTGCCTTAATTTTAAGCATAGCTGTTTGTTTAGGCATAATTCTAAATAATTCTGACAAAGATTTAAAATTATCAAGGTAG
- a CDS encoding CpsD/CapB family tyrosine-protein kinase, whose translation MLINKKTNKKRLLDSRRKVIAQYDPKSPISEQYRTIRTNILFSSVDEEIRTIMITSTGPGEGKSTTAANLAVVFAQQGKTVLLVDADLRKPTVHYTFNTINTSGLTSVLTSQISLMEAVQAYDEKNLFILPSGPIPPNPSELLSSRAMKNFMDQALEEFDIVLFDTPPVLAVTDAQILANICQGSLLVVSSGSTEKESLMKAKELLSASNGKILGVVLNNKKLDKHNNYYYYGTN comes from the coding sequence TTGCTAATAAATAAAAAAACAAACAAAAAGCGGTTATTAGATAGTAGAAGAAAAGTTATAGCTCAATATGACCCTAAATCACCAATATCTGAACAATATCGAACTATTAGAACAAATATCTTGTTCTCTAGTGTGGATGAAGAGATTAGAACTATAATGATAACATCAACAGGTCCAGGAGAAGGTAAATCAACGACAGCGGCAAACTTGGCAGTTGTATTTGCGCAGCAAGGTAAAACTGTGCTGCTAGTGGATGCAGACTTAAGGAAACCTACTGTCCATTATACATTTAATACCATTAATACATCAGGTTTAACATCAGTTCTAACAAGCCAAATCTCTTTAATGGAAGCAGTTCAGGCATATGATGAAAAAAATTTATTTATTCTACCAAGTGGACCAATCCCTCCAAATCCATCTGAGCTATTAAGTTCGCGTGCGATGAAAAACTTTATGGACCAAGCCCTTGAAGAATTTGATATTGTGCTTTTTGATACCCCGCCAGTATTAGCGGTAACAGACGCACAAATTCTAGCAAATATATGTCAAGGTAGTTTGTTGGTTGTGAGTAGTGGATCTACTGAGAAAGAATCTTTAATGAAAGCAAAAGAACTCTTGTCAGCTTCAAATGGAAAAATTTTAGGGGTTGTTTTGAATAACAAAAAGTTAGATAAACATAATAATTATTATTATTATGGTACTAACTAA
- a CDS encoding polysaccharide pyruvyl transferase family protein, whose product MKKVFISAYLNNNLGDDLFVKILCERYPQTQFYIYDSKKKLSVFSEIKNLNYVYKNFLFKVIDKFSNLYFNRSLIKSIIGLFMDAHIYIGGSLFMEKENWEKKIKIDNGKLINNKRNFLLGCNFGPFENIDFLERYKKVFERYDDICFRDYKSYELFKELSCVRVAQDVVFNLNYQKDNISKEKNIGISLIDLTNRDDLARFKEVYLLKLKDICEYYIKLDYNITLFSFCKYEGDEKAIEELLELVDENKKHKINVFNYENNLDLALTEFNKVETIYATRFHSMILGFLLNKKVYPIIYSKKMTNVLKDINFQGEYCNIEDIEKLETQALENLSYKKLNMEYIIDDSKLQFLNLDKYLVNDQVKYKES is encoded by the coding sequence TTGAAAAAAGTTTTTATATCAGCATATTTGAACAATAACTTAGGTGATGATTTGTTTGTAAAAATATTATGTGAAAGATATCCCCAAACTCAATTCTATATTTATGATAGTAAAAAAAAGCTTAGTGTATTTAGTGAAATAAAAAATTTAAATTATGTATATAAAAATTTTCTTTTTAAGGTAATCGATAAATTTTCGAACTTGTACTTTAATAGATCTTTAATTAAATCAATTATTGGATTATTTATGGACGCACACATATATATAGGTGGCTCTCTTTTTATGGAGAAAGAGAATTGGGAAAAAAAAATAAAAATAGATAATGGTAAACTAATTAATAATAAGCGTAATTTTTTACTAGGTTGCAATTTTGGTCCATTTGAAAATATTGATTTTCTAGAAAGATATAAAAAAGTTTTTGAAAGATATGATGATATTTGTTTTAGAGATTATAAATCTTACGAGTTATTTAAGGAGTTATCTTGTGTTCGAGTAGCTCAAGATGTAGTTTTTAATTTAAATTACCAAAAAGACAATATATCTAAAGAAAAAAATATTGGTATTTCATTAATAGATTTAACTAATAGAGATGACTTAGCTAGATTTAAGGAAGTCTATTTATTGAAGTTGAAGGATATTTGTGAGTATTATATCAAACTTGATTATAATATAACATTGTTCTCATTTTGTAAGTATGAAGGTGATGAAAAAGCGATAGAGGAGTTATTAGAACTAGTAGACGAAAATAAAAAACATAAAATTAATGTTTTTAACTATGAGAACAATTTAGATTTAGCCTTAACTGAATTTAATAAAGTTGAAACAATATATGCAACTAGATTTCACTCCATGATTCTTGGTTTTCTTTTAAATAAAAAAGTGTATCCTATTATTTATAGTAAAAAGATGACCAATGTACTAAAAGATATAAATTTTCAGGGGGAATATTGTAATATTGAGGATATTGAAAAGCTTGAAACACAAGCCTTAGAAAATCTATCATATAAAAAATTAAATATGGAATATATTATAGATGATTCGAAATTACAATTTCTAAATCTAGATAAATACTTAGTGAATGATCAAGTGAAATATAAAGAATCTTAA
- a CDS encoding sugar phosphate nucleotidyltransferase: protein MKLILLSGGSGKRLWPLSNDSRSKQFLKVLPNKKGEVRQSMVQRVWEQLENIGLEQSTIITTSSSQLEMIQSQLGNKATVIVEPERRDTFPAIALTVSYLFSELKVGLDETIAVLPVDPYVEDNFFLKLLELEELLNSHDADLGLIGVKPTYPSEKYGYIVPKSNDNVENFIEVSHFKEKPDKSEASRLIDNNALWNCGVFAFKLGSIISILENKNLPLEYNDLFNNYDMLPKISFDYEVVENTKNIVALPYNGSWKDLGTWNTLTEEMDISILGKGNKSIDCENAHIINELDIPVSLLGVSNVVVAVSPDGILISDKEASPRVKELVGDWEQRPMYEERWWGWYKVLDYTKYSKEEEVLTKRICIYEDKNLSYHYHSKRSEVWTVTKGEGVVILNGESRNIQVGDVIEIPRYTKHAIMATSEIEIIEIQSGSELVDEDITRLFTSWTEIEVKC, encoded by the coding sequence ATGAAATTAATATTATTGTCAGGTGGGTCAGGAAAACGTCTATGGCCATTATCTAATGATTCACGTTCTAAACAATTTCTTAAGGTCTTACCAAACAAAAAAGGTGAAGTTCGTCAGTCGATGGTTCAACGAGTTTGGGAGCAGTTAGAGAATATTGGTCTAGAACAATCAACTATTATAACTACAAGCTCGTCACAGTTAGAGATGATACAAAGTCAACTTGGAAATAAGGCTACTGTTATAGTAGAACCTGAGCGCCGTGATACATTTCCAGCAATAGCACTAACTGTATCATATCTATTTTCTGAACTAAAAGTTGGATTAGACGAAACGATAGCAGTACTTCCGGTTGATCCTTATGTAGAAGATAACTTTTTTTTAAAATTATTAGAACTAGAAGAGCTATTAAATAGTCATGATGCAGATCTAGGGTTAATAGGTGTTAAGCCAACATATCCATCTGAGAAGTATGGGTATATTGTACCGAAGTCCAATGATAATGTCGAAAACTTTATAGAGGTTAGTCACTTTAAAGAAAAACCTGACAAAAGCGAAGCTTCTAGACTAATAGATAACAATGCACTTTGGAATTGTGGAGTCTTTGCTTTTAAATTAGGAAGCATTATATCAATATTGGAAAACAAGAATTTACCGTTAGAATATAACGATTTATTTAATAATTATGATATGTTACCTAAGATAAGTTTTGATTATGAAGTAGTAGAAAATACAAAAAATATTGTGGCTTTACCGTATAACGGTTCATGGAAAGATCTTGGGACCTGGAATACTTTAACTGAAGAAATGGATATTAGTATTTTAGGTAAAGGTAATAAAAGTATAGATTGTGAGAATGCTCATATTATCAATGAATTAGATATTCCAGTTTCATTATTAGGAGTCTCTAATGTAGTAGTTGCAGTTAGTCCCGATGGTATTTTAATAAGTGATAAAGAAGCCAGTCCTAGAGTCAAAGAACTAGTAGGTGATTGGGAGCAACGTCCAATGTATGAAGAACGTTGGTGGGGATGGTATAAAGTTTTAGATTATACGAAGTATAGTAAAGAAGAAGAAGTGTTAACAAAAAGAATATGTATTTATGAAGATAAAAATTTGAGCTACCATTATCATAGCAAGCGAAGCGAAGTTTGGACGGTGACTAAAGGGGAGGGAGTAGTCATTCTGAATGGAGAAAGTAGAAATATACAAGTAGGAGACGTTATTGAAATTCCAAGATATACAAAGCATGCGATAATGGCAACATCAGAGATTGAAATAATAGAGATACAGAGTGGTAGTGAATTAGTAGATGAAGATATAACTCGTTTATTTACAAGTTGGACGGAGATTGAAGTTAAGTGTTGA
- a CDS encoding sugar transferase, giving the protein MENGKQNVLFVNDVDSEKRVYLYIKRILDIACSIIGLVFLSWLFVVIALIIKIEDPKGKVFFKQIRIGKDGKKFNMYKFRSMVVNAEEKLKELMEFNEVEGAMFKMKYDPRITKIGRFLRKTSIDELPQLLNVLKGEMSIVGPRPPLPREVEEYTDYDKQRLLVVPGCTGLWQVSGRSNIGFYEMVELDLFYIRKRSLVFDIKIIFKTFIVLFGSKDAF; this is encoded by the coding sequence TTGGAGAATGGAAAACAAAATGTATTGTTTGTTAATGATGTAGATAGTGAAAAAAGAGTTTATTTATATATCAAAAGGATTTTAGATATTGCTTGTTCAATAATTGGTTTAGTTTTTTTAAGTTGGCTATTTGTAGTTATTGCTTTAATTATAAAAATTGAAGATCCAAAGGGAAAGGTATTTTTCAAGCAGATTAGGATAGGTAAAGATGGAAAAAAATTCAATATGTATAAATTTCGTTCAATGGTGGTTAATGCGGAAGAAAAGCTTAAAGAGTTAATGGAATTCAATGAGGTAGAGGGTGCAATGTTTAAAATGAAGTACGACCCGAGAATCACTAAAATAGGTCGTTTTCTAAGAAAAACAAGTATTGATGAATTACCGCAATTACTAAATGTCTTAAAAGGTGAGATGAGTATAGTAGGACCAAGACCACCTTTACCAAGAGAAGTTGAAGAATACACTGATTACGATAAACAAAGATTATTGGTAGTTCCAGGTTGTACAGGTTTGTGGCAGGTTAGTGGGAGAAGTAATATTGGATTTTATGAAATGGTGGAATTAGACTTATTTTATATAAGAAAAAGATCATTGGTTTTTGACATAAAAATCATTTTTAAGACATTTATTGTTCTTTTTGGTTCAAAAGATGCGTTTTAA
- a CDS encoding glycosyltransferase family 4 protein, with product MIKEDKINILMVGSSTKVKGGMTTVVESFVQHNFNINNMKLKYIPTHIDKGILVQLVFFTIRLIEILFCLIFKNIDIVHMHMSERGSFKRKYLIYKLAKMFNKKVITHTHGAEFEEFFKKSNPKLKSQIKELLRESDIVITLGNKWDNIIKEIEPQAYTIVLRNAVKIPEINNDINDKNIKVLFLAVLIKRKGITDLIEAAQEIIEEVQSNKKQIEFIIAGEGELKDSAKSLVKELGLSPYFNFVGWVNGEDKIKLLQETDIFVLPSYNEGLPLSILEAISYGIPIISTNVGSIDEAVKNEKNGYLVNPGDKVALSQAFIKLISSGEIKSMGLESRNISKKHFNIDVYFENIINIYRKLVNKN from the coding sequence TTGATTAAGGAAGATAAGATAAATATTTTAATGGTAGGTTCGAGTACTAAGGTTAAAGGGGGAATGACTACGGTAGTAGAGTCTTTTGTACAACATAACTTCAATATTAATAATATGAAACTTAAATATATTCCTACTCATATAGATAAGGGCATATTGGTGCAATTAGTATTTTTCACGATTAGATTGATTGAAATATTATTTTGTTTGATATTTAAAAATATAGATATAGTACATATGCATATGTCAGAGAGAGGGAGCTTTAAAAGAAAATATCTAATTTATAAACTAGCCAAAATGTTTAATAAAAAGGTAATAACTCATACTCATGGAGCAGAGTTTGAAGAATTTTTTAAAAAGAGTAATCCAAAATTAAAATCTCAAATCAAAGAGCTGCTAAGAGAATCAGATATAGTTATTACGCTTGGGAATAAATGGGATAATATTATAAAAGAAATAGAGCCACAGGCATATACAATTGTATTAAGAAATGCAGTAAAAATACCAGAAATTAATAATGATATTAACGATAAAAACATAAAAGTACTATTTTTAGCTGTATTAATAAAAAGAAAAGGAATTACTGATTTAATTGAAGCTGCACAAGAAATAATAGAAGAAGTTCAGTCTAATAAAAAGCAAATAGAATTTATTATAGCAGGGGAGGGTGAACTTAAGGACTCTGCTAAGAGTCTAGTAAAAGAGTTAGGCCTAAGTCCTTATTTTAATTTTGTTGGTTGGGTTAATGGAGAAGATAAAATAAAACTTTTACAAGAAACTGATATTTTTGTTTTGCCTTCATATAATGAGGGTTTACCACTTTCAATACTCGAAGCAATTAGTTATGGAATTCCTATAATTTCTACTAATGTTGGAAGTATCGATGAAGCTGTAAAAAATGAAAAAAATGGTTACTTGGTTAATCCTGGGGATAAGGTAGCTTTATCACAAGCTTTTATAAAATTAATATCTAGTGGTGAAATTAAATCAATGGGATTAGAATCTAGAAATATTTCTAAAAAGCATTTTAATATAGATGTTTACTTTGAGAATATTATAAATATATATCGTAAGCTGGTAAATAAAAATTGA
- a CDS encoding acyltransferase: MHFIISNLIVKIWKKMYFFLKKLQFKLLYGKKIIFGKRLSVLKGFKLVIGNKGRVIIGDGCFFNYNCSISCLGNIEIGNNTIFGENVKFYDHNHDFSDINQNIKDQGFKIGKITIGNNCWIGSNVTILNNVTIGDNVIIGANCLVYKSIPSNTIVKNKSELIYTQR, translated from the coding sequence GTGCATTTTATAATATCTAATCTTATAGTAAAGATTTGGAAGAAAATGTATTTTTTTTTAAAAAAGTTACAATTTAAACTTTTATATGGTAAAAAAATTATTTTCGGAAAAAGGTTAAGTGTTTTAAAAGGTTTTAAATTAGTTATTGGGAATAAAGGAAGAGTGATAATAGGAGATGGATGTTTCTTCAATTATAATTGTTCAATATCATGCTTAGGTAATATTGAAATCGGAAATAATACTATCTTTGGTGAAAATGTAAAGTTTTATGACCATAATCATGATTTTTCAGATATAAACCAAAACATCAAAGATCAAGGATTCAAGATAGGGAAAATAACAATTGGTAATAATTGTTGGATTGGTAGTAATGTCACTATCCTAAATAATGTTACTATTGGAGATAATGTAATTATTGGAGCCAATTGTTTAGTTTATAAATCAATACCCAGTAATACTATTGTAAAAAACAAAAGTGAATTGATATATACTCAAAGGTAG